TACCCGGAGAGCTGGCGGACCAGATCCATAATAAAAAAGGACCGCATCCAAGAACTATTCCGAGAATGATGGTCAAAGATTCTTTGCGTAAAGTCGGGATTGCAGATTTAAGAAAGGTATTAACATAGCTCTTGCATGGTCTGTCTCTAAGCAGTTCTGCCATGAGATATCCGGCCAGTGGAGGGAGCGCGAACGGGCCCTTAGTTAGAACTCCAAGAGATAACGCGATTGTTGCTCCGAGGAGATTGGCAGTGCTTTTGTTTCCTTGAAATCTGCACAAATAGAAATATGTCGCCCATGTTACCGCGGCCGTGTAAATGATGTCCGCTTTGAGCATCATTCCTTCAATTTTAAAAGTAGGCGCAACTAACAGTAATAACGCTGCCAGTAATCCTACTTTTACAGAATAAAGTCTTTTCCCGATCAGGTAAGTCGCAGTACCCGTTAAAACTGAGCTTAAAATTGCCGGAATACGGGTAATGAATAAGAGTGTTCCGTGACTGAATGATGTTCCGAATATTTTTAAAACCGGAACTGCCATCCAGTATGTTAAAGGCGGTTTTTGCATGCGTGGTAAACCGTTGAACATTGGATGGAGCCAGTCGCCTGATCTAAGCATTTCAAGGGCTGCTGTTATATATTTGGGTTCATCTATATCAAAGAAAAATGGCCGCCATTCACCCATAGAAGCGAATAGAAACGCAAAAAATATTAATCCTATGAGTGGTAGATAATTCTTGTAGGAATTTTGGGTGGTCATTATTTATTAGATCCTATGAAATATATGTCATGTGTATTTTTATATTTTAGCGAGTGAACTCCAAAAAAAAGTCACTGCCCTTATCACACATGTTTATATGTCTTTTCAAGTGGCGTGGAGCATATAAAAATCAATTGGTTTTGCTTCTGGTAGGATATATTTATTAAGTAATAATATATTAAAAATATGTTTTATAATATTTAATATAGAATAAGCGTTGATGTAAGAGGCGATGAGTGTCATAGTCCTTTTATGAGAGGGTTAATTTTATATTTTTTGATTTTCTTTTTGCCAGCAGCAGCCATGGGTGCAGAAAGAGATTATCAGAAATTATGGTGCGCTCAAAACCACGGGAAAATGGAATATAGACTTCCAGATTCTACTCGCGTGGATTGTTTGACTAAAACGCATGCTGTTGAAATGGATTTTGGTCATAAATGGGCTGAAGCTATCGGTCAGTCGTTATATTACGCTTCATGTACTGGTAAACGTGCCGGTGTTGTTCTTATTATGAATAAGGAAAAGGATGTTCGTTTTTTACGCCGGTTAAATGAGGCTATCATATATGCCAAACTTCCAATTGATGTGTGGGTTATGGATAAAGCTAATCCATAACTAACTATTTTTTTTGATAAAATTATAATAAAGACATAAATGATCGCTATTGCTTGTTTTTTGAGTGCAGGGTAAATAAATTTGTTCTTAACTCGGAGGAAAGAATGAATTTTAGCTCTGACGCTGTAATAAATAATGAACTTGCCCATATTTATACAATGTTCGAAGAACATGCTGAAATGCACAAGTGGTTTAAGGATATGGCCCTTGCTGTATGTGCAGACTTAAAAGACATTACTCCTGATCATAACCTCTTTGCGCGCATGCTTGCTGAGAAAGGAACACGTTGTTTTGAGGCAAACTTTGATGCCGTTGTTGGGCAGATCAGTAATCTTGATATCTCGTTTAAAATTGCATGTGCTAAGGGATGTTCGCTTTGTTGTTCTTCACACATCGCGGTGACGCCGCAAGAAACATTTAATATCGCATTATATTTGGCAGAGAAACTTAGTGTTTTAGAGATTGAAAAAATTGCTGAAGCCTGCGCAGCGTGTGCTGAAGGTTATGATTCTGAAGCATTGCAGGATTTTTCAAAAAAATATTTTTGTCCATGCCCTTTTTTAAAAGATAATAAATGTTCAATATATGAAGTGCGCCCCATCACCTGCCGAAATTGGATTTCACATGATCTTGAAGCTTGCAATGTGAGCTATGAATCGAAGAACACGATGTCCGTTCCTCAAAATGCCATGATCATGATTCAAAAAGATCTGATCTTTGCCGGTCAGCATGCTTATTTGGATAGTTTAGGTATTAACGGACATTTCGCATCTTTTTTGCCATTGATGCTGCAAATTTTATTAGACTATGAAGGAACTTACACCAGATGGATTGCAGGGGAAACTTTGCCAGGGCAAATGGAAAGATAACAAAAATCCTGCCAGCTTTATAAAATAAGGCTGACAGGATTTTTACTTTTATATCGCAAGAAAAACTCAATTTGCCTGATTTACGGCATACTGAATTCACCTTTACTGATCAAACTTTCGATTTCAGCAACGTCTTTATCACCGCGACCAGATAGATTAACGATAATAATATTATCTTTGGGTAATGTCGGAGCTAATTTTACAGCATGCGCCAGAGCGTGTGATGATTCAAGTGCGGGGATGATTCCTTCTTTTTGAGAGAGTGTGAAGAAAGCTTCAACCGCTTCTTTGTCAGAAGCATGCACGTATTCTGCTCTGCCCAGATCTTTGAGGTGTGAATGTTCAGGGCCTACGCTGGGGTAGTCTAGTCCGGCAGATATTGAGTAAACCGGAGCAGGTTCACCTTTTTCATCTTTGAGCATGTAGGAATTGAATCCATGCATTATGCCGGGTTTACCGAGACAAAGAGTTGCTGCGTGGTCGCCGGGATTAAGGCTGCGACCTGAGGGTTCTACGCCGATCAGTTTTACGGTTTCGTCTTTTACAAAATCAGAGAAAAGGCCGATCGCATTTGAACCTCCGCCAACGCAGGCAATGCAATAGTCAGGCAAGCGTCCTTCATCTTCAATACATTGCTCCCTTGCTTCCTTACCGATAACTGACTGAAAATCGCGGACCATAGATGGGTATGGATGTGGTCCTACTGCTGATCCTAGCAGGTAAAAAGATTCGTCTGCATCCTGAATCCATGCACCGAGAGCTTCGTCAACGGCTTCTTTAAGGGTGCACTGTCCTGACTGTGCGGGGACAACTTTTGCGCCCATCATCTGCATGCGGAAAACATTAAGTTTTTGCCTTTCAACGTCAACTGCGCCCATATATACAGTGCATTCCATTCCCATGAGAGCAGCGGTAGCGGCTGTGGCTACTCCGTGCTGTCCAGCTCCTGTTTCGGCAATGATTTTCTTTTTGCCCATGCGTTTGGCAAGCAGTATTTGACCTATGGTATTATTAACTTTGTGCGCGCCGAGGTGGTTTAAATCTTCTCGTTTTAGATAGATTTTAGCTCCGCCCAGCTCATTTGTCAGGTTGGAACAGAGGTAAAGAGGAGTAGGGCGACCGGAGTATTTTGAGAGATAATACTCAAATTCACGTTTGAATTCTTCATCGTCTTTATATTTATTGTAAGTGTCGGCAAGTTCGTTAAGGATCGGGATGAGTTGTTCTGGAACGAATTGTCCACCGTATTCACCGAAAAAACCGTCTGCAGTAATTGTTGAATTGTCAGCCATTTTTTCTCTCCTGAATCTCATTTTAGACAGTGGGTCGCCGATAATAAAAAACCGCGACCAGTTTTCACTGTCGCGGTTTTAAAATTCTTTATTTATCAGTCACTTTCTAATGAACGTAACCTAACCCGCGACGCATTACATGCGCCACCACCAATTGCAAAGTGTAAAGTTAGGAGAAGAAATGTTCATAGTGAGGAGTATTTACCTTTCAACCTGAGAGTTGTCAATGGAGTGCGGACTCTTAATTGTACATTATATAAATGCTGTTTAACGTTGCTGTTTAAAGGCAAATTATAGCTAGTTGATGATAGATTAAACTTCTATCAGTATTAAAAGATAGTGCTTTTGCTCCTGTTTTATTTGGGATATGAAAACAGCACATGTAACGGTTGCTAAAGTATGCCTTAACTAAATATTCCAGTCATAATATATATGACGCAAATTAAGGAGATATCTTAATGGAATTTTTTTTAGATACAGCAAATATTGATGAAATAAGAAAAGCTAAGAATCAGGGCCTTCTTGACGGAGTGACTACAAATCCGACACTTTTATCTCGTGAAGGCGGAGATTGGCGTAAACAGGCTCAGCTAATTTGCAATGAAGTTGAAGGGCCTGTCAGCTTAGAAGTTATGGATGAAACAGCGGAAGAAATGGTTAATGAGGCGGAAGATCTTTCTAAGTTTGGGAAAAATGTTGTTATCAAAATACCTATGACAACCGAAGGGTTGATTGCCACTAAGGCCCTGCATAAAAAGGGAATGAAAACAAATGTAACTCTCGTCTTTTCACCGCTTCAGGCTCTTTTAGCCGCAAAGGCTGGAGCAACCTACGTAAGTCCTTTTGTGGGCAGGCTTGACGGTATTTCGCATGATGGAATGGAACTTATTTCTCAGATACGGACAATTTTTGATAATTACGACTTCCAGACTAAAATTCTGGTTGCAAGTGTCCGCACCCCTTTGCATGTTCTTGACTCTGCGTTGATAGGCGCAGATGTTGCAACTATTCCGTTTAAAATTATAAGGGATTTTGTTAAACATCCTCTGACGGATCAAGGTCTTGAAACATTTAAGGCCGACTGGGACCGTTTAATCAAGTAAGTATTACTAAAACTAAATTTTGCAATTGCATGGAGTTATTATGTCCTGTTCTAAGCTTAAATTGATTTGTTTCTCACCTACCAGAACAACAAAGCAGGTTTTGTACGCTATGGCGGAAGGTCTTCAGGCAGATGAACTGACTGTTTTTGATGTGACCAGACAGGAAGGAATCCCTAATGATTTCGACTGTTCTAAGGATGATCTGGTCATAATCGGAGGGCCTGTCTATTCTGGTCGTTTGCCGTCCGTTATGCTGGAAAGGTTAGCATCTTTAAAAGGAAGTGGTGTGCCTGTTGTTTCAGTAGTTGTTTATGGCAACAGAGCATACGAAGATGCTTTGCTTGAGCTGACAGATTTTGCTGAAGCAGCAGGTTTTAAAACCGTCGCCGGAGCGGCGTTCATTGGTGAGCATTCTTTTTCTACTTCTGAGGTTCCTCTTTCAGTAGGCAGACCTGATTTTGCCGATATTGATAAGGCGAAAAGCTTCGGCGTGGAATTGGCTGAAAAGCTTGCAGCTAAATCTTTTGAAACAAGTTCAAAACTTAAAGTACCGGGTAATACCACATATAAGGAACGTGTTCCCGGTGAACCTATGTCACCGTTTTCGCAGGAAGAGTGTGAACTCTGCGGAGCATGCGCGCGAGTTTGTCCTACTGAGGCGATAACCGTTGGGTCGCACATCACGACCGATGCTGGAAAGTGTATACTGTGCTGTGCATGCGTTAAAGTCTGTACTTTAGGTGTTCGTAAGATGGAAGCTCCTAAAATCTTGAAAATTTCGCAATTTCTCTCTGATACTTGTAAAGAGCGCAAGGAACCTGAAATATTTGTAAGCTAGTTTTTTGATTATTTTTGTAGAATAAATTCAAGCAGGATTTCGTTCTTAAATTTGTGAATTCTGTAAGAGTTGAATTAAGGTATTAAAAAAGCAGAACTTAAAAAGGGAACCTGTAGTAAGGTTCCCTTTTTATTTTAATAACTTCTTGATGATCGTGACAGATTTTTCAAATCTGCTTTGCACGTTGCCGGAAATTATGTTGAACGGAAGATTTCTGGAATGAAGTTCCGTCAGAAAAAGATTCTGCATGTATTCACGCTCTTCCGGTCTGTCTCGCTGTCCATCTGCAACCCACGGGACATCTATGTCGCATAGCAGATAATGGATGTTTTCCCTCTTTTGCGCCTGTTTTTCTATCCATTCAGGACATTTCCCGAAATAATATTTGGAGTAGACGATTGAGGCGATTATATCGGTGTCGCAGAGGAGTGGGACGTTTCCACTGTTTTCAAGTTTCTGTTCTTTTTCCAGTTGTCCTTTTGCAATGGGAATAGCGTCCTCGATTGTAAGGATTCCGTTCTTTATCTCGAAGTATTCCCGAAGATATTCCGGCACGAATTCTACTTTAAAATATTCAGCAAGCTTTGCGGAAAGTGTTGTTTTTCCCGTACATTCTGAGCCTAGAAGAACTATGCGCAGTGACATTGCTGTTCCCGGTCAACTTTGTAAGATTTGAGCCATCCGATAAATCCGATAATTGCCATGATGGTATAAACGGTCATCAAGCCGCTGTATCCGGTCCAGCCTTTAAGGTAATAGATGACGATATACATAGCGTCGGCAGTAATCCATAGAATCCAGTTTTCGAGGTATTTTTTAGCCAGCAGATATTGGGCAATGAGGCTTAGGACTGTTGTGAGGGAATCCCACCACGGAAAAGATGCGCCGAGGTAGTTTTTTGTGATATATCCAAGCGGCAAGAAAGTGATAATGCCGATTGCTGTAAGGCGCAGTGCCAGCTTGCGGTCGACTTTTTGTATTTGAAGGGGGGCGTTATCTGCGCCGCCGCGGAGCCATTGATACCAGCCATAAAAGCCCAACACTACATATATGAATTGTAGAAAGGCATCAGAGTAAAGTTTGCCTTGAAAGACAACTACCATCCATATGGCAACACTCACGATCCCGAAAGGCCAGCACAAAGCATTTTGCCTGACGCTCAGCACAATATAAACAAGGCCGGTGGCAATGGATATCTGTTCACCTACCCCCATAGAATTGATGAAAGCTAAAACGAAATTTATCGGTATCATTGCTAAATCAAACATGTAAAAACTCCTGAATATAAATAGCTCTTGGCGTTTGATTGAGGAACCTACTCAGAAATTCTATTTCCATCAACATCCCCATGCGGGAATGCGATGGAAATAGACGTGTAGCTTTTATTCTTCTATTATTACTTGCTATTTTGTGGTGTTGTTAAAGCGGTGTATTATAACTAAAGCGATAGGTTGAAACAATGACATAACTATTGATAAAAGTCCGACCCACTTCATATTTATTAATTCTCCTCCTGAACCTACCGTTAAAATAAGTGAAGCGGACAATGCACCAATTCCATTTCCAATATGTTGCAATGATGAAAATAGAGACATAAAAGCAGCTCTTTCGTATGGTTCAGGTATTTTAGATGCTTCGGTTGTTGCTGAGATATTTCTGAAGCAAACCATTCCCATAAACATGATAAAAATTACTATCAGAGGTAATTGTGGGGAGTGCATAAATCCATCGTATGTAAAAATTACCAGAAGAACTGTTCCTAATATATTGGTTGGTATCGGGCCTATTTTGTCTGAGGATCTTCCGCCAATCTGAATTAAGATTAGACTAAAAAGTCCGCCGATAAAATATAAAAATCCGAGAGAGGATCTAGGGTAACCTAAATTCATTTGAAAGTAGGCTGAAAAGTTTGTGATGATTGCATAGGACGAAATTGCAGCTGTCATCATCATTATGAAAGCCAAAATATATTTTTTGTTAAATATAATTTTGAAGAAAGAACGTGACGCTCTTTCGTGGTTCAAATGTTCTTTTAGGGAAGGTGTAAATCGAATAATCAATAAAAGAACTATAATGCCGAGTATTGTTATTGCATAAAAGGGAGTTCGCCAAGTCCCTCTGGCTGCTAACTCCAATCCAAAAGGAATAGCCGCAATGGAAGCTACTGAAAACATTCCCATAACAATGGCCATTGCCTTACCTCGTCTTTCTGGTGGAACAACATCGCAGACAATTGAGAAAGAAATTGCTGCTGCTGGTCCTCCAAATATTCCCGCTAAAACTCTTGCCCCAACCAATGAATATAAATCCCAACAAAAAGTTGCATATAGAGTGGCAAGTGATAGGCCTAATACAGCGCTGATAGCGACCGTTTTTCGATCAAAATTATCTAAAAATTTTGCACATGCAATACCGGATATTCCAACCGCTAACGTGTAACAACCACAAATGATACCTATGTCGGAATTATTTATAGGTAAGTTTTTAGATA
This sequence is a window from Desulfovibrio sp. UCD-KL4C. Protein-coding genes within it:
- a CDS encoding YkgJ family cysteine cluster protein, which codes for MNFSSDAVINNELAHIYTMFEEHAEMHKWFKDMALAVCADLKDITPDHNLFARMLAEKGTRCFEANFDAVVGQISNLDISFKIACAKGCSLCCSSHIAVTPQETFNIALYLAEKLSVLEIEKIAEACAACAEGYDSEALQDFSKKYFCPCPFLKDNKCSIYEVRPITCRNWISHDLEACNVSYESKNTMSVPQNAMIMIQKDLIFAGQHAYLDSLGINGHFASFLPLMLQILLDYEGTYTRWIAGETLPGQMER
- the trpB gene encoding tryptophan synthase subunit beta, whose protein sequence is MADNSTITADGFFGEYGGQFVPEQLIPILNELADTYNKYKDDEEFKREFEYYLSKYSGRPTPLYLCSNLTNELGGAKIYLKREDLNHLGAHKVNNTIGQILLAKRMGKKKIIAETGAGQHGVATAATAALMGMECTVYMGAVDVERQKLNVFRMQMMGAKVVPAQSGQCTLKEAVDEALGAWIQDADESFYLLGSAVGPHPYPSMVRDFQSVIGKEAREQCIEDEGRLPDYCIACVGGGSNAIGLFSDFVKDETVKLIGVEPSGRSLNPGDHAATLCLGKPGIMHGFNSYMLKDEKGEPAPVYSISAGLDYPSVGPEHSHLKDLGRAEYVHASDKEAVEAFFTLSQKEGIIPALESSHALAHAVKLAPTLPKDNIIIVNLSGRGDKDVAEIESLISKGEFSMP
- the fsa gene encoding fructose-6-phosphate aldolase, which encodes MEFFLDTANIDEIRKAKNQGLLDGVTTNPTLLSREGGDWRKQAQLICNEVEGPVSLEVMDETAEEMVNEAEDLSKFGKNVVIKIPMTTEGLIATKALHKKGMKTNVTLVFSPLQALLAAKAGATYVSPFVGRLDGISHDGMELISQIRTIFDNYDFQTKILVASVRTPLHVLDSALIGADVATIPFKIIRDFVKHPLTDQGLETFKADWDRLIK
- a CDS encoding 4Fe-4S binding protein, with product MSCSKLKLICFSPTRTTKQVLYAMAEGLQADELTVFDVTRQEGIPNDFDCSKDDLVIIGGPVYSGRLPSVMLERLASLKGSGVPVVSVVVYGNRAYEDALLELTDFAEAAGFKTVAGAAFIGEHSFSTSEVPLSVGRPDFADIDKAKSFGVELAEKLAAKSFETSSKLKVPGNTTYKERVPGEPMSPFSQEECELCGACARVCPTEAITVGSHITTDAGKCILCCACVKVCTLGVRKMEAPKILKISQFLSDTCKERKEPEIFVS
- a CDS encoding ATP-binding protein, with the translated sequence MSLRIVLLGSECTGKTTLSAKLAEYFKVEFVPEYLREYFEIKNGILTIEDAIPIAKGQLEKEQKLENSGNVPLLCDTDIIASIVYSKYYFGKCPEWIEKQAQKRENIHYLLCDIDVPWVADGQRDRPEEREYMQNLFLTELHSRNLPFNIISGNVQSRFEKSVTIIKKLLK
- the pnuC gene encoding nicotinamide riboside transporter PnuC; translation: MFDLAMIPINFVLAFINSMGVGEQISIATGLVYIVLSVRQNALCWPFGIVSVAIWMVVVFQGKLYSDAFLQFIYVVLGFYGWYQWLRGGADNAPLQIQKVDRKLALRLTAIGIITFLPLGYITKNYLGASFPWWDSLTTVLSLIAQYLLAKKYLENWILWITADAMYIVIYYLKGWTGYSGLMTVYTIMAIIGFIGWLKSYKVDREQQCHCA
- a CDS encoding MFS transporter; its protein translation is MKQETKIVWIAALIQFINITDFMMVMPLGPDISKNLPINNSDIGIICGCYTLAVGISGIACAKFLDNFDRKTVAISAVLGLSLATLYATFCWDLYSLVGARVLAGIFGGPAAAISFSIVCDVVPPERRGKAMAIVMGMFSVASIAAIPFGLELAARGTWRTPFYAITILGIIVLLLIIRFTPSLKEHLNHERASRSFFKIIFNKKYILAFIMMMTAAISSYAIITNFSAYFQMNLGYPRSSLGFLYFIGGLFSLILIQIGGRSSDKIGPIPTNILGTVLLVIFTYDGFMHSPQLPLIVIFIMFMGMVCFRNISATTEASKIPEPYERAAFMSLFSSLQHIGNGIGALSASLILTVGSGGELINMKWVGLLSIVMSLFQPIALVIIHRFNNTTK